In a single window of the Pseudomonas entomophila genome:
- a CDS encoding thiamine pyrophosphate-binding protein, with product MNQAQALPHGPLKRLWLKWRFHLNILLLLIPLGFMPKYFADARLIRGDSGLGANPISAIQVGPYSLDLAELRDEAPRADGPAGYFKVFNAALCKACIGPVKAVYLRIGKPRSLRAAGTLFFGAPYRMGTSLPIPPRTPADAQIWITIEGWDGSMHQGSVALAKASPATAAWLAKQGGKP from the coding sequence ATGAACCAGGCCCAGGCATTACCGCACGGCCCGCTCAAGCGCTTGTGGCTGAAATGGCGCTTCCACCTGAACATCCTGCTGCTGCTCATCCCGCTGGGGTTCATGCCCAAGTACTTCGCCGACGCCAGGCTGATCCGCGGCGACAGCGGCCTGGGCGCGAACCCGATCAGCGCCATCCAGGTCGGCCCCTACAGCCTGGACCTGGCCGAGCTGCGCGACGAGGCCCCGCGCGCCGATGGCCCGGCCGGTTACTTCAAGGTGTTCAACGCGGCCTTGTGCAAGGCCTGCATCGGCCCGGTCAAGGCCGTCTACCTGCGCATCGGCAAGCCGCGCAGCCTGCGCGCCGCCGGCACGCTGTTCTTCGGCGCGCCGTATCGCATGGGCACCTCGCTGCCGATTCCGCCGCGCACCCCCGCCGACGCGCAGATCTGGATCACCATCGAAGGCTGGGACGGCAGCATGCACCAAGGCTCGGTGGCCTTGGCCAAGGCATCGCCGGCCACCGCGGCCTGGCTCGCGAAACAAGGAGGCAAACCATGA